AGCACCTATTAATCCGCCAATCAATAGCGCCTATACTATCATAAATTTCAAAATTTGTCAAAATTTTTATAAAAAATTCATATTTATACTTGACATAATATTATATTTTATATAATATATAAACATAAATAATATACTAAACAGTATTATATAATATCAGATATAGCAAGGAGGTTAACGGGATGATTTTTTCGATAAATACGGGCTTGCTTGAAGCCTGCGTTCTAGCCCTTTTAAAAGACTCGGATTCTTACGGCTACAAATTAACGCAGGATGTCAAAAGCCTTCTTCCAATATCGGAATCTACCTTATACCCTGTTCTAAAAAGACTGCAAACAAGCGGATATTTGGAAACCTACGATCAGCCTATCGACGGGCGGAACCGTAAGTACTACAAAATAACGCCTGCGGGATTAAGGCAGCATGAGCTCTACATTGGAGAATGGAAGTCCTATAAGGAACTTATAGACAAGATTTTTAAGGGCACAGCCCTTTAGGAGATTAAAGATGACAAAGGACCAATTTTTAACTGAACTTAATTCTTATCTTTCGGTTTTAAAACCTGAAGACAGAAAAAATACGATCGAGTTTTATGAAGAATACTTTGAAGATGCCGAAAACGAAGAAGCAGCAATTGAAGAACTCGGCTCACCTAAAAAACTTGCAGAGGAGATTATAGATTTTCATAAAACCTCATATAGGGGTGAAAACACTCAAGTTTCCCAGCAGTTTTCTCCCGATGAAAGCATTTCGGAAATTATTTTAAACATAACAGCCGCAAAAGTGTTAATAAATGCTTCTCAAGAAGAAAAAATTGAGTATACTACTCAAAATATTGCGGATGATGATTTTTCGGCAAAGATTGAAAACGGAAAGCTTATAATAAAGGAAAAGCCCGTTTTCTTTTTCAGCAAAAAAGGCTTTGTTTCCTTTTTGGAAAATTTTAACATAAACACCTCTTCTAATACAAGCAAAAGAGAAATCCTCATAAACATTCCCAAAGATACTCATCTTGAAAAACTCGAATTTAATTCCCAGATAGGTTCTTTAAAAATAGAAGAAGTAAATGTAGAAGTTATTGAAGGCTATACAACATGCGGAAATTTTTCGGTAAAAAGCGGTCTACACAAAAAAATAGATTTCAATACTTCTGCAGGTGCTATAAATATAAGCGATATTGATATTGAAACTATGAAGCTTTCTTCTTCGGCAGGTGCTATCAAATTTGAAAACATAAAAGCCGGTAATATTTCCGCATCGACAGGGGCAGGAACAATTGACTTTATAAAAACCGAAAGCTCCTACATCAATGCAAATTCGGGAGCCGGAAATATAACCGGAAACGAATTAAAATCGGATAGAGGAAAATTCAATACGGGGGCAGGAACTAATAAATTCCAAAAATGCGATTTTAATGAAGCTATATTAAACACCGGAGCAGGAAGCATAATATTCCAAGGAAATTTACACAGTTATGCTAAAATCAATTCTGCCATAGGTTCAGTGGATCTTAATTTGCCTGATAAAGTAGAAAATTACGATATAAATATTTTTTCTAAACAAGGCAGAGTAAAACTAAATGGGGAAAATGTTGAAGGACGAGGAGACAAGCTTAACCTCGGAAGTAAAACTTCAGATACAAACATAAAGATCAGCACTGCTTTCGGAAAAATTAAAATAAGCACTCAGGAAGGAGAATAAAATGAAAAGAAGAGAATTCATTGAAGAACTTGAAGACAGGCTTCGGCATCTGCCCTATAAGGATAGAAAGGAAGCAATTAAATTCTATGAAGAATATTTTGATGAGGCTGGAAGTGAAAATGAGCAAACGGTAATAAACGAGCTTAGAAGCCCTGCCCACATTGCTTCAAAAATTCTTTCGGACTATGCAATAAAAGAAGCCGAAGGAGCAAGAAAATCTGCAAGGGGCGGCTTAAGAGCCTTATGGTTTACAATCCTCGGAATCTTTGCAGCTCCGATTGCAATACCGCTGGCTGTAATTCTTACCGTAGTAATAGTTCTTCTATGCGTAGGACTTTGCGTTGCCTCTATTGCCCTTGTTTTCGGCGGCGGTATATTGGCAGTATTCGCATTCGGTATGCTTTTTGTAGACTTCGGTACAGGCATTCTTTTAATAGGAGCTATTTTAATAGCCATAGGTTTTACCAGACTTTTATACCTTTTTGTTACTGCGATTATAAGAAAAATATCGCAGCTGGTAAAAAAAATTTAATTTATGGATGGGCGATAAACATTCCGGCTTGAAATACAAGCCTTCATGTTTATCTTCGAGTTTTGTGCAAAGCACAAAACATCACATTATGGAGGGAAAATGTTAATTGCTTTTTTAATTATGGTTTTTGTTTTCGGGATTATCGCTGCAGTCTTCGGGATTGTTGGGGGAATTTTAATTCTTGCATTTAAACTGGTCTTTTGGTTGATACCGGTTTTATTTGCAGGTGCAATTGTTCTGGGTATTCCGGCTTTAATAATACTTGCGATTATTAAATTATTAAGATAATCGATAAACAGTTTACACAAAACATCGTTAAGGGGATTTATATGAAAAAAATAGGAAAGACAATTTTAATTATTTTTTTGGGACTTATGCTTGTCGGCATAGGTTATAGTTTAGGCGGAAGATTTTTTTATAGATCTAAGCGTAGAATTCATGGACGGAATTTTATTGACAGAGCATATAATAAAATTATGTCGGCGGCCGAGAGTATCGAAGATATGGAAAACGACCTAGAAGATATGGAAGACGATATAAAATCTTGGAGGGATGATATGGACGAGTATTTTGGAGATGAGTACAAAAAGGCTGAAACAATCAGTTTGGAAGGAATTAAGAATTTTTTTCTTAAGGCAGAAGTCGGAGAGGTAAAAATAGAAATAAGCGATCGTGCGGATGAAGCCTCATATAAAATTGAGCGCATTAACCCCAAGTATTTCGATGTAGAAAAAAAAGGAGACACAATCAGTTTTGAAGACAACACTCCTTCAAAGTTTTTTAAGAATCTTGGTTTTAATTTTAAAAATAATTCGCCTAAAATATATATCAGCCTCCCGCGGAATATTGTATTTAATAATTTTGAAATAAAGAGCGGAGTCGGAGAACTTAATATCAGCAAAATAAATGTAGAAAAATTCAACCTTGCAGCAGGAGTCGGAGAAGTAAATATTTATGATGCAAAGATTTCAAAGGATGCCGAAATCAGAGCCGGAGTCGGAGAAGTAAACTTTAAGGATTCGACAGTAACCAATATGGATATAAAATCCGGCGTCGGCTCATTTAGCTTTTCGGGTACGGCCATGGGTAAGACCTCAGTCAAGGGAGGAATAGGCGAAGTTGATCTTAAAATAGATGGAGCCGAAAAAGATTATGATTTTGATGTAAGTGCAGGTTTAGGAGAGGTTATAATAAACGGAAAAAAATCAAAAACCTTTTTAGCCGATAGACAAAAAAGCGGTTCAATCACCCAAAACTCAATAACCGTCAAAGGCGGAATAGGTTCTATAAGTATCAGATTTAAGAATTAGACCTGGTTAAAAAGATAGATAAGCAAGTAGTTTTGCTTCTGCAAAACTACTTAAAAAAATTATGGAGGAGAGTATGTCAAAGAAAATTCTTTCGATATTGTGTTTAATTTTTATGGGATTATGCTGCATACTGACAGGTATAATGCTCGGTGGAAATTTTGATTTTTCAAAACAGAAACCTTTTAATAAAACATTTCGAACTCAGGTAAACAAAGAATGGGAAGATCATGTTATACAAAAAGAATTCGATACAAAGGAAGTAAAAAACCTTGAACTTGAAAACATATTAACGGCAGCAGATCTTTATACTCAATCATCCCTTGAAAAAATCATAATAAAAGTAAAAGGTTTACCTGAAAATGCTATCGATATAAATTTAAAAGATAAAACTTTAAAAATAAATGAAAAAAATATATGGAACATAACATCTTCCGGTAATGGCGATAGAGATAAATTTATTATTTCAAATATTGAGATGCATATACCCGAAAAATTTATTTTTAATTCGATGCTTATTAAGAACAAAAAAGATATTAAATGCGAAGATATTGAAGCGGATAATTTAAAGATAAAAGGGGATTTTGGAAATACCGATATTGAAAAATGCCGGTTTAAGGAAGCGGATATAGAATCAAACACCAATATCAATTTTATTGCAACAGTAACGGAAAGTTTTTCAATTAAAAGCAAATACGGAAATATTAAAATCGTCCTTGAAGCTTCTCCAAAAATAAAACAATCTTTTGTAAGCTCCAAATACGGTAATATAGAAATTGAAGACATGCAAACAATAGATTTTAAAGGAGAAAGCGGTTACGGAAATTTCGATATAACAAAAAGCAATTTCGAAAATATAAAAATTAAAAGCGGAGGAAACTTTAAACTAAAAGGCAAGGTCAAAAATACTTTGGATATTTCATGTGAATATGGAAACATTGATATTGACCTTGAAGAAAGCAATAGTATTCAAAATTGTGTTTTGGAAACCGAATATGGAAACATTACCGGTAAAAATTTTAAGGCAAAAGCTTTTAAAGCGGATCTAAAATACGGCAATTTTTTAACTTTGAACTGTGAATATAATAATGCAAAAATAGACTGCGGCGGTAATATACAAATTGACGGCAGCCTTGGCGGACATAACTCATTTGTTTCACATAGAGGAAACATAAATATAAATCTTGAAAACGATGTAAACAATTATGACATATCCGCTTCTACCGGCACTCATGGAAACATTAGGGTTAATAACTTAACAACAATATCAAAATACTCGGCAAAGGCACAATCGGAAAATCCGCACAAAATTAATGCCCGCTCTGATCTTGGAAATATAAATATTACGGGCAGTGTAGAATAAAAACCGTTCAGCTCAAAGCGACGATTGAGCGTCTAAAAAGTTCTTCTTCGTTCTTAAGAGGATCGGAACCTGCGGCCTTCATTTCTTCGGCTATTTTTTCGACTTGGACGATTACGGATTTTCGTTCAAAACCCATTTCGGTTAAAGCCGTAACGATGTCTTCATATTCACAAGAAACGGAAGCCTGCCCCTTTGAGGAAA
The DNA window shown above is from Treponema denticola and carries:
- a CDS encoding DUF4097 family beta strand repeat-containing protein is translated as MSKKILSILCLIFMGLCCILTGIMLGGNFDFSKQKPFNKTFRTQVNKEWEDHVIQKEFDTKEVKNLELENILTAADLYTQSSLEKIIIKVKGLPENAIDINLKDKTLKINEKNIWNITSSGNGDRDKFIISNIEMHIPEKFIFNSMLIKNKKDIKCEDIEADNLKIKGDFGNTDIEKCRFKEADIESNTNINFIATVTESFSIKSKYGNIKIVLEASPKIKQSFVSSKYGNIEIEDMQTIDFKGESGYGNFDITKSNFENIKIKSGGNFKLKGKVKNTLDISCEYGNIDIDLEESNSIQNCVLETEYGNITGKNFKAKAFKADLKYGNFLTLNCEYNNAKIDCGGNIQIDGSLGGHNSFVSHRGNININLENDVNNYDISASTGTHGNIRVNNLTTISKYSAKAQSENPHKINARSDLGNINITGSVE
- a CDS encoding DUF1700 domain-containing protein, with the protein product MKRREFIEELEDRLRHLPYKDRKEAIKFYEEYFDEAGSENEQTVINELRSPAHIASKILSDYAIKEAEGARKSARGGLRALWFTILGIFAAPIAIPLAVILTVVIVLLCVGLCVASIALVFGGGILAVFAFGMLFVDFGTGILLIGAILIAIGFTRLLYLFVTAIIRKISQLVKKI
- a CDS encoding DUF4097 family beta strand repeat-containing protein, producing MTKDQFLTELNSYLSVLKPEDRKNTIEFYEEYFEDAENEEAAIEELGSPKKLAEEIIDFHKTSYRGENTQVSQQFSPDESISEIILNITAAKVLINASQEEKIEYTTQNIADDDFSAKIENGKLIIKEKPVFFFSKKGFVSFLENFNINTSSNTSKREILINIPKDTHLEKLEFNSQIGSLKIEEVNVEVIEGYTTCGNFSVKSGLHKKIDFNTSAGAINISDIDIETMKLSSSAGAIKFENIKAGNISASTGAGTIDFIKTESSYINANSGAGNITGNELKSDRGKFNTGAGTNKFQKCDFNEAILNTGAGSIIFQGNLHSYAKINSAIGSVDLNLPDKVENYDINIFSKQGRVKLNGENVEGRGDKLNLGSKTSDTNIKISTAFGKIKISTQEGE
- a CDS encoding DUF4097 family beta strand repeat-containing protein, which translates into the protein MKKIGKTILIIFLGLMLVGIGYSLGGRFFYRSKRRIHGRNFIDRAYNKIMSAAESIEDMENDLEDMEDDIKSWRDDMDEYFGDEYKKAETISLEGIKNFFLKAEVGEVKIEISDRADEASYKIERINPKYFDVEKKGDTISFEDNTPSKFFKNLGFNFKNNSPKIYISLPRNIVFNNFEIKSGVGELNISKINVEKFNLAAGVGEVNIYDAKISKDAEIRAGVGEVNFKDSTVTNMDIKSGVGSFSFSGTAMGKTSVKGGIGEVDLKIDGAEKDYDFDVSAGLGEVIINGKKSKTFLADRQKSGSITQNSITVKGGIGSISIRFKN
- a CDS encoding PadR family transcriptional regulator; translated protein: MIFSINTGLLEACVLALLKDSDSYGYKLTQDVKSLLPISESTLYPVLKRLQTSGYLETYDQPIDGRNRKYYKITPAGLRQHELYIGEWKSYKELIDKIFKGTAL